One Nitrosopumilus piranensis genomic region harbors:
- a CDS encoding aspartate aminotransferase family protein encodes MSEDQYMGNLYQRFPVTVEKGKGAHVWDVDGKDYIDCMGGYGVALVGHQNKRVNDAIKEQVDKIITVHSSLYNKTREEFLKILIDLAPKGLTQVHLNNSGAEAIEAAIKFARKFTGKKGMVAMKGSYHGKSFGALSLTFNPKYKKAFAPLVEKVSFASYGDIDSLRETIDDDTAFVILEPIQGESGIIVAPDGFLQDVRKLCDEKGILLIFDEIQAGLGRTGRLWACDHWNTAPDILCLAKGIAGGVPMGATLVRPDILAAMSKGEHSSTFGGNPISCAAGIAALKSITEDGLIENSEKMGKIFREGLEKLKENHTMIREIRGKGLMIGVEMKFEVRDILMGLIREGVLMLYSGRNILRILPPLVITEDDVTKVLHALDIILTEEEQKRNVQR; translated from the coding sequence ATGAGTGAAGACCAGTATATGGGTAATCTCTATCAGAGATTTCCAGTTACCGTTGAAAAAGGAAAAGGCGCACATGTGTGGGATGTTGATGGTAAAGATTACATTGACTGTATGGGCGGATATGGAGTAGCACTAGTTGGACACCAAAATAAAAGAGTCAATGATGCAATAAAAGAGCAAGTTGATAAAATCATAACTGTACATAGCTCACTATACAATAAAACAAGAGAAGAATTTTTGAAGATACTAATTGATTTAGCTCCTAAAGGATTAACACAAGTTCATCTCAACAACAGCGGTGCAGAAGCAATTGAGGCTGCAATCAAATTTGCAAGAAAGTTTACTGGGAAAAAAGGAATGGTTGCAATGAAAGGTTCCTACCATGGAAAATCATTTGGTGCATTATCATTAACTTTTAATCCAAAATACAAAAAGGCATTTGCGCCACTAGTTGAAAAAGTTTCATTTGCATCTTATGGCGATATCGATTCTCTTCGTGAAACCATAGACGATGATACTGCCTTTGTAATTTTAGAACCAATACAAGGAGAAAGTGGGATTATCGTTGCCCCAGATGGATTTTTGCAAGATGTAAGAAAGCTTTGTGATGAGAAAGGAATTCTGCTAATTTTTGACGAAATACAAGCAGGTTTGGGAAGAACAGGTCGATTATGGGCGTGTGATCATTGGAACACAGCACCAGACATTTTATGTTTGGCAAAAGGAATTGCAGGGGGAGTTCCAATGGGCGCAACTCTTGTAAGACCAGACATTTTAGCGGCTATGAGTAAAGGTGAGCACTCATCAACGTTTGGAGGAAATCCAATATCATGTGCAGCAGGTATTGCAGCCCTCAAATCCATTACAGAAGATGGATTAATTGAAAACTCTGAAAAAATGGGAAAAATTTTCAGAGAAGGTTTAGAAAAATTAAAAGAAAATCACACAATGATAAGAGAAATTCGTGGAAAAGGACTCATGATAGGTGTAGAAATGAAATTTGAAGTTAGAGATATTTTGATGGGATTAATTAGAGAGGGTGTTCTGATGTTATATTCAGGTCGCAATATTTTGAGAATTCTACCTCCATTAGTAATAACTGAAGATGATGTAACAAAAGTTTTACATGCTCTAGATATAATACTAACAGAAGAGGAACAAAAACGAAATGTACAAAGATAG
- a CDS encoding [LysW]-aminoadipate/[LysW]-glutamate kinase — MITIKIGGSVVDDLHPSTIADIKKVAESEGVILVHGGGKEVTKVCEQLGKEPKFVTSPSGIKSRYTDKETVEIFTMVMSGRINKTIVQMLQKNGINAIGLSGVDAKVIKADRKKKLLIVNEKGRKQAIDGGYTGKIREVNSAFIKSLLEQGLTPVISPIAISEESEFLNVDGDRAAAYVAGKVGSDKVLFITNVDGLLMDDKVVPKLTLAEAKEIRPKIGPGMEKKILASTEALDMGVKTALIANGQKENPISSAIAHDNCTVIEHE, encoded by the coding sequence ATGATCACTATCAAAATAGGTGGAAGCGTAGTAGATGATTTACATCCATCCACAATTGCAGACATAAAAAAAGTTGCAGAGTCTGAAGGAGTAATTTTAGTCCATGGAGGAGGAAAGGAAGTCACCAAAGTTTGTGAGCAACTTGGAAAAGAACCAAAGTTTGTAACATCACCTAGCGGAATTAAAAGTAGATACACAGACAAAGAAACTGTAGAGATTTTTACAATGGTCATGTCAGGTAGAATTAACAAAACAATTGTTCAGATGCTTCAAAAAAATGGTATTAATGCAATTGGCCTATCAGGTGTAGATGCCAAAGTAATAAAGGCAGACAGGAAAAAGAAACTCCTCATCGTTAATGAAAAAGGTAGAAAACAAGCAATTGATGGAGGGTATACGGGAAAAATCAGAGAAGTTAATTCTGCTTTTATCAAATCACTCCTAGAACAAGGCCTTACGCCTGTGATTTCACCTATAGCAATAAGTGAGGAATCTGAATTTCTGAATGTTGACGGAGATAGAGCAGCAGCATATGTTGCAGGAAAAGTTGGGAGTGACAAAGTATTATTCATAACAAATGTAGATGGTCTCTTAATGGACGATAAGGTTGTTCCAAAATTGACATTAGCAGAAGCAAAAGAAATTAGACCAAAAATCGGACCAGGTATGGAAAAGAAAATTTTAGCATCAACTGAGGCATTAGACATGGGAGTTAAAACGGCATTAATTGCAAATGGTCAAAAAGAAAACCCAATTTCATCTGCCATTGCTCATGACAATTGTACGGTGATTGAACATGAGTGA
- the argC gene encoding N-acetyl-gamma-glutamyl-phosphate reductase, whose product MKVGVVGASGYVGGETLRLLVNHPDVEISMVTSRQHVGEYLHRVQPSLKGFTDLTFSELDYDKLTDKCDVVFTAVPHGTATEIVKALYDRGIKIIDLSADYRLHDQAAYDKWYGWEHPHPDYLSKSVFGVPELHREEIKKAQLVSCPGCMAVTSMLALAPLIRNDLIDTDHIVVDSKIGSSGAGSGSGTAHAMRAGVIRPYKPAKHRHTGEIEQELSEIAGHKINVSMSPHAVDVVRGILCTNHTFMKKDIEEKELWKLYRQTYGEEKFVRLIRDKKGLYKFPDPKFLVGSNFCDIGFDLDEDNHRLIALSASDNLMKGAAGSAIQNMNVMCGFDEMNGLRYTPLTPV is encoded by the coding sequence ATGAAAGTAGGTGTTGTGGGAGCATCAGGTTATGTAGGTGGAGAGACATTACGTCTTTTGGTCAATCATCCAGATGTAGAGATCAGCATGGTCACATCAAGACAACACGTTGGAGAATACCTACACAGAGTTCAACCAAGTTTGAAAGGTTTTACCGATCTTACTTTTTCAGAATTAGATTATGACAAATTAACTGACAAGTGTGATGTAGTTTTCACAGCAGTTCCACATGGTACTGCAACTGAGATTGTCAAAGCCCTCTACGATAGAGGTATCAAAATTATCGATTTGAGTGCAGATTACAGATTACATGATCAGGCAGCATATGACAAATGGTATGGTTGGGAACACCCACATCCAGATTATTTGAGTAAATCAGTTTTTGGTGTACCAGAACTACACAGAGAAGAAATTAAAAAAGCACAACTTGTTTCGTGTCCAGGATGTATGGCAGTTACATCAATGCTAGCACTTGCACCATTAATTCGAAATGATCTTATCGATACAGACCATATTGTAGTAGATTCTAAAATTGGTTCTTCAGGTGCAGGTTCTGGTTCAGGAACTGCACATGCAATGAGAGCAGGAGTTATCAGACCATACAAACCTGCAAAGCACAGACATACTGGTGAAATTGAACAAGAACTAAGTGAAATTGCAGGACATAAGATTAATGTTTCAATGAGTCCACATGCAGTAGATGTTGTCCGTGGAATTCTTTGTACAAATCACACGTTCATGAAAAAAGATATTGAAGAAAAAGAGTTGTGGAAATTATATCGTCAAACTTATGGTGAAGAGAAATTTGTTAGATTAATTCGTGACAAAAAAGGATTATACAAATTCCCAGATCCAAAATTCTTGGTCGGTTCAAACTTTTGTGACATAGGATTTGATTTAGACGAAGACAATCATAGATTAATTGCATTATCTGCATCAGATAACTTAATGAAAGGTGCAGCAGGTTCTGCCATCCAAAACATGAACGTAATGTGTGGTTTTGATGAAATGAACGGATTAAGATATACACCATTAACTCCGGTTTAG
- the lysX gene encoding lysine biosynthesis protein LysX: MSKVCIVFDRLRAEEKMLQKEASELGHDAVMLDAKITQVNTDSKKEDFDFGDVVLERCVSYFRGLHFTASLEFMDIPVLNKFDVASICGNKMFMTLLLKKNGVPTPKTYFSFTSDSAAENLEKVGYPLVIKPVIGSWGRGVMPIKDRDTMDAVSEIRDITDSPHDRIYYLQELVERPPRDIRVITIGDEPVAAMYRKSSGGFKTNIALGADPELCEITKEMEAMAAKASKAMGGGILGIDIMEDEKRGLVVHEVNNTVEFKGLSRVAQRNIPKEMVEFALNYVRK; encoded by the coding sequence ATGTCAAAAGTCTGTATTGTGTTTGATCGCCTAAGAGCTGAAGAAAAGATGCTTCAAAAAGAAGCATCCGAGTTGGGGCATGATGCAGTAATGTTAGATGCAAAGATCACTCAAGTCAATACAGATAGTAAAAAAGAAGATTTTGACTTTGGAGATGTTGTTCTAGAGAGATGTGTGAGTTATTTCAGAGGATTACATTTTACTGCAAGTCTAGAGTTTATGGATATTCCTGTTCTAAACAAATTTGATGTTGCAAGTATTTGTGGTAATAAAATGTTCATGACATTACTTTTGAAAAAAAATGGAGTTCCAACACCAAAAACATATTTTTCATTTACAAGTGATAGTGCAGCTGAAAATTTAGAGAAAGTAGGTTACCCATTAGTAATCAAACCAGTTATTGGTAGTTGGGGAAGGGGTGTAATGCCAATCAAAGACAGAGATACAATGGATGCAGTTTCTGAGATTAGAGACATTACAGATAGTCCACATGACAGGATTTACTATCTGCAAGAATTAGTAGAAAGACCTCCAAGAGATATTCGTGTGATAACCATAGGGGATGAGCCTGTTGCAGCCATGTATAGAAAATCTTCAGGAGGTTTCAAGACCAACATTGCACTTGGTGCCGATCCAGAGCTTTGTGAGATCACAAAAGAGATGGAAGCTATGGCCGCAAAAGCATCAAAGGCGATGGGCGGAGGGATCCTAGGAATAGACATTATGGAAGATGAAAAGAGAGGTCTAGTTGTTCACGAGGTCAACAATACTGTAGAATTCAAGGGTCTGTCAAGAGTTGCACAACGAAATATACCAAAAGAAATGGTTGAATTTGCTCTAAACTACGTTAGGAAATAA
- the lysW/argW gene encoding alpha-aminoadipate/glutamate carrier protein LysW: protein MNCPECDATLNIPDDASVGEIVSCPDCGADFEIAKKDGSNVELKQAESVGEDWGE from the coding sequence ATGAACTGCCCAGAATGTGACGCAACACTAAACATCCCAGACGATGCCTCAGTAGGAGAAATAGTCTCCTGCCCTGATTGTGGTGCTGACTTTGAAATCGCAAAAAAAGACGGATCAAATGTTGAGCTTAAACAAGCAGAAAGCGTAGGCGAAGACTGGGGAGAGTAA
- a CDS encoding argininosuccinate synthase, whose translation MTQKGILAFSGGLDTSVVVKYLQDEHDMDVITVTVDVGQGDDNKKIAAKAKKLGVKKHYNIDARKEFVKDYIFPSIKANALYQKKYCLATALARPLIAEKVLQIAKKEKVTSLAHGCSGKGNDQVRFDITLRSGSNLPIIAPIRDKNLDRVTELRFAKKHGIEIDTVAKKFSIDQNLWGRAIEGGVLEDPYNEPPDDAFIWVKTKNLPDKPTYLEIKFEKGIPVGVDGKTMEGQKLIEYINKKAGDAGVGIVDHIEDRVVGIKSREVYETPAATCLIEAHSDLEKMVHTKHENKFKSIIDDEWAYLTYSGLWQDPLKSDLDGFIEASQKPVTGTVKIKMYKGSLRVVGRKSKNSLYSHEIATYGTESTFDQRLAKGFVELWGMQSTEANKLQKKRSTKT comes from the coding sequence ATGACTCAAAAAGGAATTCTTGCATTTTCTGGAGGACTAGATACTTCAGTTGTTGTAAAATACTTACAAGACGAACACGACATGGATGTCATCACAGTAACAGTAGATGTTGGACAAGGTGATGACAATAAAAAAATTGCAGCAAAGGCAAAAAAATTAGGAGTAAAAAAACACTACAACATTGATGCACGAAAAGAATTTGTTAAAGATTACATTTTTCCATCAATCAAAGCAAATGCTCTTTATCAAAAAAAATATTGTTTAGCAACAGCACTTGCAAGACCATTAATTGCTGAAAAAGTTTTACAGATTGCAAAAAAAGAAAAAGTAACATCATTAGCACATGGATGTTCAGGAAAAGGAAATGACCAAGTACGTTTTGATATTACACTACGTTCTGGTTCCAATCTTCCAATCATTGCACCAATTCGGGATAAGAATTTAGACAGGGTAACAGAATTAAGATTTGCAAAAAAACACGGGATTGAAATTGACACTGTAGCAAAAAAATTTAGTATTGATCAGAACTTGTGGGGTCGTGCAATTGAAGGTGGTGTTTTAGAAGATCCATATAACGAACCACCAGATGATGCATTCATTTGGGTAAAAACAAAAAATTTACCAGACAAACCAACATATCTAGAAATTAAATTTGAGAAAGGAATTCCTGTAGGAGTTGATGGAAAAACTATGGAAGGTCAAAAATTAATTGAATACATTAACAAAAAGGCAGGTGATGCCGGAGTTGGTATTGTTGATCATATTGAAGACAGAGTTGTTGGAATAAAATCCAGAGAAGTCTATGAAACACCAGCTGCTACTTGCTTAATTGAGGCACATTCTGATTTAGAAAAAATGGTTCACACCAAACATGAAAACAAATTCAAGTCAATAATTGATGATGAGTGGGCATACCTAACATACTCAGGGTTGTGGCAAGATCCACTAAAATCAGATTTAGATGGATTCATAGAAGCTTCTCAAAAGCCTGTTACTGGAACAGTCAAGATAAAGATGTACAAAGGGAGTCTAAGAGTAGTTGGAAGAAAATCCAAGAATTCTCTTTATAGTCATGAAATCGCTACTTATGGAACAGAATCCACTTTTGATCAAAGGTTGGCCAAAGGATTTGTAGAATTGTGGGGAATGCAATCAACAGAAGCTAATAAATTACAAAAGAAAAGGTCAACAAAAACATGA
- a CDS encoding ABC transporter substrate-binding protein yields the protein MKIRSAIVGGIVAIVVLSALGIALNSSDTAHENKIRIAYFPNIGHAIPIVGMEKGFFEEKIGSETKIETKVFDSGPQAIESIFANSIDLAYVGPGPAINGFLNSENNNVKILTGAASGGASFIVHPDSEIITASDFAGKKIAAPQIGNTQDVSLRHYLSENQLKPAEKGGSVIVYNIPNPDIYTLFVKGDIDGAWVAEPWATILETELNGKRLFYEEELWPNKEFASVLLIGNTDYVKKNKNIIDKFLGAHHDTMIWINDNPKETRIVFNNFLNSYLGQSLSDDVVDIALSNIQITDDPKPDSVVSFAKKADTLGYLGRNGYDLSGIFYSFDTNSLKGDKT from the coding sequence ATGAAAATCCGTTCGGCAATTGTTGGAGGAATTGTAGCAATTGTTGTACTATCTGCACTTGGAATTGCTCTTAACTCCAGTGATACTGCACATGAAAATAAAATTCGAATCGCATACTTTCCAAACATTGGGCATGCCATTCCGATTGTAGGGATGGAAAAAGGATTTTTTGAAGAAAAAATTGGTTCTGAAACAAAAATTGAAACCAAGGTGTTTGACAGTGGACCTCAAGCAATAGAGTCCATATTTGCAAATTCAATTGATCTTGCGTATGTTGGTCCAGGACCTGCAATTAACGGATTTTTAAATTCTGAAAATAATAATGTCAAGATTCTTACTGGTGCTGCAAGTGGTGGTGCTAGTTTTATTGTGCATCCTGATTCTGAAATAATCACTGCTTCTGATTTTGCAGGAAAAAAAATTGCTGCCCCTCAAATTGGAAACACACAAGATGTTTCATTACGTCATTATTTGTCTGAAAATCAACTAAAACCAGCTGAGAAAGGTGGTAGCGTAATTGTTTACAACATTCCAAATCCTGACATCTATACTTTGTTTGTAAAAGGAGACATTGATGGTGCATGGGTTGCAGAGCCATGGGCTACAATTTTAGAAACTGAACTAAATGGAAAACGACTGTTCTATGAAGAAGAACTTTGGCCAAACAAGGAATTTGCATCAGTTCTCTTAATTGGAAATACTGATTATGTTAAAAAAAATAAAAATATTATTGATAAATTCCTTGGCGCTCATCATGATACGATGATTTGGATAAATGATAATCCTAAAGAAACTAGAATTGTTTTTAACAATTTTCTTAATTCCTACTTGGGCCAATCACTTTCTGATGATGTTGTAGACATTGCTTTATCTAATATTCAAATCACTGATGATCCTAAACCTGATTCTGTTGTTTCCTTTGCAAAAAAAGCTGATACGCTAGGATACCTTGGAAGAAATGGATATGATTTGTCTGGAATTTTTTACAGCTTTGATACAAATTCTCTAAAGGGGGACAAAACCTAA
- a CDS encoding ABC transporter ATP-binding protein, protein MPKLEAKNIVKYFSHDSHNLKALGGIDLKVESGDFVCLIGPSGCGKSTFLRIVAGLEKPDDGQILFDGRPVTETGPERIMVFQEGALFPWLKVQDNVEFGLKMAGIPREERAKISHRYLDMMQLTKFTDSYTYQLSTGMKQRVAIARALVMDPDVLLMDEPFAALDAQTRDLLLVEMQLIWEKTKKTILFVTHSVAEAAVLGTKVAVFSNRPSVIKKEVDNDFPRPRVTEDESLMKFQQDLLSELRPEVKKNK, encoded by the coding sequence ATGCCTAAACTGGAGGCCAAAAATATTGTCAAGTACTTTAGCCATGATTCTCATAATCTCAAGGCTTTAGGTGGTATAGACCTCAAAGTTGAGTCTGGTGACTTTGTATGTTTGATAGGTCCCTCTGGATGTGGAAAATCTACATTTTTACGCATAGTTGCAGGCTTGGAGAAGCCTGATGATGGTCAGATACTCTTTGATGGTCGCCCAGTAACTGAAACAGGACCTGAAAGAATAATGGTATTCCAAGAGGGTGCATTGTTCCCATGGCTCAAAGTTCAAGACAATGTGGAGTTTGGATTAAAGATGGCAGGTATTCCACGAGAGGAGCGTGCAAAGATATCTCATAGATATCTTGACATGATGCAGTTAACAAAGTTCACTGACTCGTACACGTACCAACTTTCTACGGGAATGAAACAACGTGTAGCTATTGCAAGAGCTCTTGTGATGGATCCTGATGTACTGCTTATGGATGAACCGTTTGCAGCACTTGATGCACAAACACGTGATTTGTTATTAGTTGAAATGCAATTGATTTGGGAGAAAACAAAAAAGACCATCTTATTTGTTACACATAGTGTAGCTGAAGCTGCAGTTCTTGGAACAAAAGTTGCAGTTTTTAGCAATCGCCCATCTGTAATTAAAAAAGAAGTTGATAATGACTTTCCAAGACCTAGAGTTACTGAAGATGAGTCTTTGATGAAGTTTCAACAGGATCTTCTTTCTGAACTAAGACCTGAGGTAAAGAAAAACAAGTAG
- a CDS encoding ABC transporter permease, translated as MAKNFTPHRITFYIGIVVVWQIIAMTGLWPDNVFPSPYEVAEDLGYGAADGSLFYGIATSMWRLAVGLAIAIAGGIVLGIFMARVEVINQTVGSLVLGLQSIPSIAWVPLAILWFGLTDGGIIFVTAIGAIFAVTINTYTGVKNINPHFIEAARNMGAKGGQLITAVLIPAAFPYMISGFKQGWAFAWRGVIGAEILFSFLGLGFLLNAGRSLTDVSQVISIMLVIMGIGLVVDGVVFKRLEDKVMSRWGLR; from the coding sequence ATGGCAAAAAACTTTACTCCTCACAGAATTACATTTTACATTGGAATTGTTGTTGTTTGGCAAATAATTGCAATGACTGGACTTTGGCCTGATAATGTTTTTCCATCTCCATATGAGGTAGCTGAAGACTTGGGTTATGGTGCAGCTGATGGAAGTTTGTTTTATGGTATTGCAACAAGTATGTGGAGATTGGCAGTTGGATTGGCCATTGCAATTGCAGGTGGCATAGTTTTAGGAATTTTTATGGCACGAGTCGAAGTGATCAATCAGACTGTTGGTTCTTTGGTTTTAGGTTTGCAATCAATTCCTTCTATTGCATGGGTGCCACTTGCAATTCTGTGGTTTGGTCTTACTGATGGTGGAATCATATTTGTTACTGCAATTGGCGCAATCTTTGCTGTAACCATTAACACCTACACCGGAGTCAAAAACATCAATCCTCATTTTATAGAGGCTGCAAGAAATATGGGGGCAAAAGGTGGCCAGCTTATCACTGCAGTACTAATTCCTGCTGCATTTCCTTACATGATTTCGGGTTTTAAGCAGGGCTGGGCATTTGCATGGAGAGGAGTAATTGGTGCTGAAATTCTATTTTCATTCTTAGGATTGGGATTTTTGCTAAATGCTGGACGTTCTCTAACTGACGTCTCTCAGGTAATATCTATTATGCTTGTAATAATGGGAATAGGTCTTGTAGTAGATGGAGTTGTTTTCAAAAGACTAGAAGACAAAGTAATGTCTCGTTGGGGTCTAAGATAA
- a CDS encoding MFS transporter: MQKLQVNNLVRTATFFQHAGISIVFVFMPIIAKGVTESVFEIGLLVASFSFAQILSEIYFGRHSDKKGTRLKFIRIGFIGCAIAFGLHYFATDLSMFFLVRIAAGVASGIMIPAMIAYTYEANIDKKRAATVISFHALGWLAGIAAAGFANDLQLIFLISAASFVVGLLFTIKLPNPEQEKEVKPGTTKKVISKNKFLFLSLLLRHIGAAAVWTILPIMIVEKLGGELYHISIVYVANTLTAFILMNVMASKIHLSNVTKFKIGIGCTTFVFIGLSFVTEWWMAMPFMSLVGATWAFLFIGGNFHLMENNPRSTSTGIFSSTLSIATVVGPVVAGSIAFAFDYVAVMYFAIAIIVCAFVVSLKIKK; the protein is encoded by the coding sequence ATGCAAAAACTTCAAGTAAACAATCTAGTACGTACTGCCACCTTTTTTCAGCATGCAGGAATCTCAATTGTCTTTGTATTCATGCCTATTATTGCAAAAGGTGTTACAGAGTCTGTATTTGAAATAGGACTTTTGGTAGCCTCGTTTAGTTTTGCTCAAATTTTATCTGAAATCTATTTTGGAAGGCACTCAGACAAGAAAGGAACTAGACTCAAATTCATCAGAATTGGTTTTATCGGGTGTGCCATAGCATTTGGACTCCATTATTTTGCAACCGATCTTTCAATGTTTTTTCTAGTAAGAATTGCAGCAGGAGTTGCAAGTGGAATAATGATTCCTGCAATGATTGCATATACTTACGAGGCAAACATTGACAAAAAGAGAGCAGCTACGGTAATATCATTTCATGCACTAGGTTGGCTTGCAGGAATTGCAGCAGCTGGATTTGCAAATGACTTGCAATTAATTTTCTTGATCAGTGCCGCATCTTTTGTAGTGGGATTATTGTTTACAATAAAACTTCCAAATCCAGAACAAGAAAAGGAAGTAAAACCTGGTACTACAAAAAAAGTTATTTCAAAAAACAAGTTTCTCTTCTTATCATTACTCTTAAGGCATATTGGGGCAGCAGCTGTATGGACAATTCTTCCAATAATGATTGTAGAAAAACTAGGAGGTGAGCTTTATCACATATCAATTGTATATGTAGCAAACACACTGACTGCATTTATTTTGATGAATGTTATGGCAAGCAAAATTCATCTGTCAAATGTTACAAAATTTAAAATTGGAATTGGGTGTACGACATTTGTCTTTATAGGATTATCATTTGTTACTGAGTGGTGGATGGCAATGCCGTTTATGTCACTAGTGGGAGCAACGTGGGCATTTTTGTTCATCGGAGGAAATTTTCACCTAATGGAAAACAACCCACGTTCAACATCTACAGGAATTTTTAGTTCAACATTATCAATTGCAACTGTGGTTGGTCCCGTAGTAGCTGGAAGCATTGCGTTTGCATTTGACTATGTTGCAGTAATGTACTTTGCAATTGCAATTATTGTATGTGCGTTTGTAGTATCACTAAAAATTAAAAAATAA
- a CDS encoding homocysteine S-methyltransferase family protein has protein sequence MTEKESFLDALQKRVLLFDGAMGTEIQKFNPKPEDFPNNQDGFNDGLVLTHPEWIKEIHKKYLDAGADCIETNSFGSNKIKLDEYGFGDQTIDFNKKIAQLASEVCQEYSDRPRYVIGSMGPSGFLPSSNDPDLGQKPLDEIRDAFELQAEGLILGGVDALLIETSQDILEVKLVIEACHNAMKKTGKKIPIIANTTLDQYGKMLLGTNIQAAYTTVSDMGIDIFGMNCSTGPIEMTPSVRWLDEQNEHNILVVPNAGMPENEGGQAVYKMTPEKMGDALGDFLKQYKKVRIIGGCCGTNPEHIKVLRKVIDEKANSVEG, from the coding sequence TTGACTGAGAAAGAATCGTTTTTGGATGCACTACAAAAACGAGTTTTACTTTTTGATGGTGCAATGGGAACTGAGATTCAAAAATTTAACCCAAAACCTGAAGATTTTCCAAATAATCAAGATGGATTCAATGATGGTTTGGTACTAACACATCCTGAATGGATAAAAGAAATTCATAAAAAATATTTAGATGCAGGAGCTGATTGCATTGAAACAAACTCTTTTGGTTCAAATAAAATTAAACTAGATGAATACGGATTTGGTGATCAAACAATTGATTTTAACAAAAAGATTGCACAACTTGCATCTGAAGTTTGTCAAGAATATTCTGATAGGCCTCGGTATGTAATTGGTTCGATGGGACCATCAGGATTTCTTCCAAGCTCAAATGATCCTGATTTGGGACAAAAACCTCTTGATGAAATTAGAGATGCATTTGAATTACAAGCTGAAGGGTTGATTTTAGGTGGAGTAGATGCATTACTAATTGAAACAAGTCAAGATATTCTAGAAGTAAAATTAGTAATTGAGGCATGTCATAATGCAATGAAAAAAACTGGAAAGAAAATCCCAATCATTGCAAATACTACATTGGATCAATATGGAAAAATGCTACTTGGCACAAACATTCAAGCTGCATATACTACTGTCTCTGATATGGGCATTGACATATTTGGAATGAATTGTTCTACTGGTCCTATTGAGATGACTCCAAGTGTTAGGTGGCTCGATGAACAAAATGAGCACAACATTCTGGTAGTGCCAAATGCTGGTATGCCTGAAAATGAAGGTGGTCAGGCAGTCTACAAGATGACTCCAGAAAAAATGGGTGATGCATTAGGTGATTTTCTTAAACAATACAAAAAAGTTCGAATAATTGGAGGCTGCTGTGGGACAAATCCTGAGCATATCAAAGTTCTAAGAAAAGTAATTGACGAAAAAGCCAACTCTGTCGAGGGTTAA